In the genome of Campylobacter concisus, the window CCATGCTTTATCATACAAAGGCCGTTTGTAATGGAGCTAAAAATACTTTTATCATGGCTGATATGCCATTTGGCAGCTACACAAATGAAAAGCAAGCTATAAAAAATGCGATGAAATTTTTCAAACAAACAAATGCCGATGCGGTAAAGCTCGAAGTTGGCATGCACCAAGTAAATTTAGTGAAGCGCCTTTGTGAAGAGGGCATAAACGTTATGGCTCACATTGGCTTAAAGCCTCAGTTTTATAAATTTGAAGGTGGCTATAAGATAAAAGGCAGAAGCGAGATCGAGGCAAAAAAACTAATTGAAGAGGCTTTGGCGTTTGAGCAAGCTGGAGCATTTGGTATCTTACTTGAGGGCACGATGAGTGGCGTGGCCAGTGAGATAACAAAGCAAGTTCATGTACCAGTTATTGGTATCGGATCTGGAGTAAACGTCGATGGACAGGTGCTTGTATGGTCTGACATGCTTGGGTTTTTCGAAGACTTTAAACCAAAATTTGTAAAACGCTATCTTGATGGAGCGGATATTGTAAGAAAGAGTGTGCAATCCTACGCAAATGATGTAAAGAGCAAAATTTTTCCAAGTGAAGAATTTTGCTATTAGGACGATTAATATCCGCATTAAATAGAACATGGCAAAATTAAATTTCTTTATAGCCCTCTATATCAAGACCAAAGCCTGCAAGGCTTACAAATTCTTTATTTTTATTTGAGCTTAAAAGCTCAATCTCGCTTATACCAAAATACTTTAAAATTTGTGCCCCAATGCCATAATCTTTTTGTGAGCTTGCATCGCTTTTATTACTGTCTAAAAATAGTAACACTCCACCATTTTTACTTAAAAAATCCA includes:
- a CDS encoding 3-methyl-2-oxobutanoate hydroxymethyltransferase, producing the protein MKNEKTQKKKLSINDIKNKKGIEPIVMITAYDALFAKLFDDYADIILVGDSLNMSFNMQENTISADMNTMLYHTKAVCNGAKNTFIMADMPFGSYTNEKQAIKNAMKFFKQTNADAVKLEVGMHQVNLVKRLCEEGINVMAHIGLKPQFYKFEGGYKIKGRSEIEAKKLIEEALAFEQAGAFGILLEGTMSGVASEITKQVHVPVIGIGSGVNVDGQVLVWSDMLGFFEDFKPKFVKRYLDGADIVRKSVQSYANDVKSKIFPSEEFCY